From Streptomyces durmitorensis, a single genomic window includes:
- a CDS encoding DegT/DnrJ/EryC1/StrS family aminotransferase — translation MLRAAGVGAGDEVIVPAFGNVEIAEAVVLSGAVPVFADIDRATYCLDPDAVSAAVNSRTAAVAVVHRFGHPADVRRLRDVGQRHGVLVLEQGESDAPYDELAQRRAHAAYLSGRLGGVITPDGVEGHGYQQYVVRVPGNGRPDRDAFARAVRAKGVDCRVPVKTPAHRTPKFWRDVCLPETERAADETLALPVGASMSRRELQRVVSACNALGGLLQPAF, via the coding sequence ATGTTGCGAGCCGCAGGTGTCGGTGCGGGTGACGAGGTCATCGTGCCGGCGTTCGGAAACGTCGAGATCGCCGAGGCCGTGGTCCTGTCAGGGGCCGTGCCCGTGTTCGCGGACATAGATCGGGCGACGTACTGCCTTGATCCTGATGCGGTGAGCGCCGCCGTGAACTCCCGTACGGCCGCTGTGGCCGTCGTGCACCGCTTCGGGCACCCCGCCGACGTCAGGCGGCTGCGGGACGTCGGGCAGCGGCACGGCGTCCTCGTACTGGAGCAGGGCGAGTCGGACGCACCGTACGACGAGCTCGCGCAGCGGCGGGCGCACGCGGCCTACCTCAGCGGGCGGCTCGGCGGTGTGATCACCCCGGACGGCGTCGAGGGGCACGGCTACCAGCAGTACGTCGTGCGCGTGCCCGGGAACGGGCGGCCGGACCGGGACGCGTTCGCGCGTGCCGTGCGGGCCAAGGGAGTTGACTGCCGGGTGCCCGTGAAGACGCCCGCGCATCGCACACCGAAGTTCTGGCGGGACGTCTGTCTGCCGGAGACCGAGCGGGCCGCGGACGAGACGCTGGCGCTTCCGGTCGGCGCGTCGATGTCGCGGCGTGAACTGCAGCGTGTGGTGTCCGCCTGCAACGCGCTCGGCGGGCTTCTTCAGCCGGCATTCTGA
- a CDS encoding SpoIIE family protein phosphatase, whose amino-acid sequence MVGDLGVDTRTRSSVITARAAATFDPVGRSVATARSFVRDTLQGWGFTDIVDDAVVLTSELVTNAVVHAGTAADVLCLRTEDAVRIEVSDHYPEREIPLQQSAVNMGNPDREGGRGLQLCAALATRWGVEYTPTQKQVWFQLDLPDRSVGTRAAGPALPAEMLPLTDGRVRVAVVQIDRVGAISAWNEDAEELFGYVAEQVTGKPLTDFAAWPHTPGTSTGIVEALQLSRWEGSYGIRGSDGRVTPVYASHLRVRDTDGEPSTVCLLVRDDERAVLQTPLRGPAPEPGALTESHTADPFEVFIGSPAPDDLDGLLQRTVERARDMLDGDAAFLLLATDDETELEVRASTGLPSARQRFARVPVEAGPGRYGSARMPAVHEDLTVVPGAVPLLSGTGMRSVVTVPLKVEGRLTGSLGVAAESPDRYSNEEALRLQFAADRIALAVESARLGELERLRRGSLSFLVEASDLLAGTLDRDQTLALMAQMTVPTLATWCAVYTIADQASEPYLSYVLHEDEERIDGLKALLSKIAPPDPVPTPGARVWAAPSEAAHQAALRTSMRSLGLGEPISLGSGIGTTLSTASAVGGETVVLPLVARNRVIGMLTLGKPSDEHFRQEILELAEDLSRRAALALDNARLYSERMAISQSLQRSLLPPGLPQIPGVEVEVIYRAAGEGNEVGGDFYDLFPIRDGAYGFAIGDVCGTGPEAAAVTGLARHALRLLAREGFGGPAVLERLNAAILDEGARSRFLTLLYGELWPQEDGSAVLKIVCAGHPLPLRLRQDGTVEPYAEPQPLLGVMDDLELYEQTMTLDPGDVLLCVTDGVTERREGTRMLGDDGLADVLTTCTGLTAGAVAARIMRAVERFATDAPSDDMAILAMRVPGLQKD is encoded by the coding sequence ATGGTGGGAGACTTGGGCGTCGATACTCGTACGAGGAGTTCTGTGATCACCGCGCGCGCGGCTGCGACTTTCGACCCCGTCGGACGTTCCGTCGCGACGGCCCGCTCCTTTGTCCGCGACACCCTCCAGGGCTGGGGGTTCACGGACATCGTCGACGACGCGGTCGTCCTCACCAGCGAGCTGGTCACCAACGCCGTGGTGCACGCGGGAACCGCCGCGGACGTCCTGTGTCTGCGCACCGAGGACGCCGTACGCATCGAGGTCTCCGACCACTATCCGGAACGGGAGATCCCGCTCCAGCAGTCCGCCGTGAACATGGGCAACCCCGACCGCGAGGGCGGCCGCGGCCTCCAGCTGTGCGCGGCGCTCGCCACCCGCTGGGGCGTCGAGTACACCCCCACGCAGAAGCAGGTCTGGTTCCAACTCGACCTCCCCGACCGCTCGGTGGGCACCCGCGCCGCAGGACCCGCGCTCCCCGCCGAGATGCTCCCGCTCACCGACGGCAGAGTCCGCGTCGCCGTCGTCCAGATCGACCGCGTGGGCGCGATCTCGGCCTGGAACGAAGACGCCGAAGAGCTCTTCGGGTACGTAGCCGAACAGGTCACCGGCAAACCGCTCACCGACTTCGCCGCCTGGCCGCACACCCCGGGCACCAGCACCGGCATCGTGGAGGCCCTCCAACTCTCCCGCTGGGAGGGCAGCTACGGCATCCGCGGCTCCGACGGCCGCGTGACCCCCGTCTACGCCTCGCACCTGCGCGTCCGCGACACCGACGGCGAACCCTCCACGGTCTGTCTGCTCGTCCGCGACGACGAGCGCGCCGTCCTGCAGACCCCACTGCGCGGCCCCGCCCCCGAGCCCGGGGCGCTCACCGAGTCGCACACCGCCGACCCCTTCGAGGTCTTCATCGGCTCCCCGGCGCCGGACGACCTCGACGGTCTGCTCCAGCGCACGGTCGAGCGCGCCCGCGACATGCTCGACGGCGACGCCGCCTTCCTGCTCCTCGCCACGGACGACGAGACCGAGCTCGAGGTCCGCGCCTCCACAGGCCTGCCCTCCGCCCGCCAGCGCTTCGCCCGCGTCCCCGTGGAGGCCGGCCCCGGCCGGTACGGCTCCGCCCGCATGCCGGCCGTCCACGAGGACCTCACGGTCGTCCCCGGCGCCGTACCGCTCCTCAGCGGCACGGGCATGCGCTCCGTGGTGACGGTCCCGCTGAAGGTCGAGGGCCGCCTCACGGGCTCGCTCGGCGTCGCCGCCGAGTCCCCCGACCGGTACTCGAACGAAGAAGCCCTGCGCCTCCAGTTCGCCGCCGACCGCATCGCCCTCGCCGTCGAGTCCGCGCGTCTCGGCGAGCTGGAGCGCCTGCGCCGCGGCTCGCTCTCCTTCCTCGTGGAGGCCTCGGACCTCCTCGCGGGCACCCTGGACCGCGACCAGACCCTGGCGCTCATGGCCCAGATGACGGTCCCGACGCTCGCCACCTGGTGCGCCGTCTACACGATCGCCGACCAGGCCTCCGAGCCCTATCTCTCGTACGTCCTCCATGAGGACGAGGAGCGCATCGACGGCCTGAAAGCACTCCTCTCCAAGATCGCCCCTCCTGACCCCGTGCCGACCCCGGGCGCCCGCGTCTGGGCCGCCCCCTCGGAAGCGGCCCACCAAGCCGCCCTGCGCACCTCCATGCGCAGCCTCGGCCTCGGTGAACCGATTAGCCTCGGCTCGGGAATCGGCACGACGCTCTCCACGGCATCGGCGGTGGGCGGCGAGACGGTCGTCCTGCCCCTGGTCGCCCGCAACCGCGTCATCGGCATGCTCACGCTGGGCAAGCCGTCCGACGAACACTTCCGCCAAGAGATCCTGGAATTGGCCGAAGATCTCTCCCGCCGAGCGGCCCTCGCCCTGGACAACGCCCGCCTGTACTCGGAGCGCATGGCCATCAGCCAGTCCCTCCAGCGCAGCCTGCTGCCTCCGGGGCTCCCGCAGATCCCGGGCGTCGAGGTAGAGGTCATCTACCGCGCGGCCGGCGAGGGCAACGAAGTCGGCGGCGACTTCTACGACCTCTTCCCCATCCGCGACGGCGCGTACGGCTTCGCGATCGGCGACGTCTGCGGCACGGGCCCGGAGGCCGCCGCGGTCACCGGCCTGGCCCGCCACGCCCTGCGCCTCCTGGCCCGCGAGGGCTTCGGCGGCCCCGCGGTCCTGGAGCGCCTGAACGCCGCGATCCTCGACGAGGGCGCCCGCAGCCGCTTCCTCACGCTCCTCTACGGGGAGTTGTGGCCGCAGGAGGACGGCTCGGCCGTCCTGAAGATCGTCTGCGCCGGCCACCCGCTCCCGCTCCGCCTGCGCCAGGACGGCACGGTCGAGCCGTACGCGGAGCCGCAGCCGCTCCTCGGTGTCATGGACGACCTGGAGCTCTACGAACAGACGATGACGCTCGATCCGGGCGACGTCCTGCTCTGCGTGACGGACGGAGTCACCGAGCGCCGCGAGGGCACCCGCATGCTCGGCGACGACGGCCTCGCGGACGTCCTCACCACGTGCACGGGCCTCACGGCCGGCGCGGTCGCGGCCCGCATCATGCGCGCGGTGGAGCGCTTCGCGACGGACGCGCCGTCGGACGACATGGCGATCCTCGCGATGCGGGTCCCCGGCCTCCAGAAGGACTGA
- a CDS encoding HAMP domain-containing protein — protein MESGAATRGTKTRAKDGQSQSKQRKPRHGATTSVDTAALNRLLAALAAMRDGNFRKRLTVSGDDVMSEIAAVFNEVADRNLHLTGELSRVRRMVGREGKLTERLESGASEGSWAAAIDASNALVDDLVRPVSEVGRVLSAVAEGDLEQRMELRAQADEGNGHPLRGEFLKVGRTVNNLVDQLSTFTDEVTRVASEVGTEGKLGGQARVRGMSGSWKDLTDSVNTMAYRLTAQVRDIALVTTAVAKGDLSRKVTVHVAGEMLELKNTVNTMVDQLSSFSSEVTRVAREVGTEGELGGQAQVPGVAGVWKDLTDSVNLMAGNLTAQVRGIAQVTTAVANGDLSQKVTVSARGEVAQLAETINQMTETLRTFADEVTRVANEVGAEGQLGGQANVPGAAGTWKDLTDSVNTVFRNLTTQVRDIATVTTAVANGDLSQKVTVDVAGEMLELKNTVNTMVDQLSAFGAEVTRVAREIGVEGELGGQAQVQGAAGTWKDLTDSVNTAFRNLTGQVRNIAQVTTAVANGDLSQKVTVDVSGEMLQLKNTVNTMVDQLSSFADQVTRMARDVGTEGRLGGQARVDGVSGTWKELTDSVNFMAGNLTSQVRQIAQVTTAVARGDLSQKIDVDARGEILELKNTINTMVDQLSAFADQVTRVAREVGTEGRLGGQAQVPGVAGVWRDLTDSVNGMAGNLTAQVRNIAQVATAVARGDLSQKIDVDARGEILELKNTLNTMVDQLSAFAEQVTRVAREVGTDGILGGQAEVQGVSGTWKDLTQSVNGMANNLTLQVRNIAEVTTAVAMGDLSKKITVDAKGEILELVTTVNTMVDQLSNFAEQVNRVAREVGTEGNLGGQARVPGVTGTWKDLSDNVNLMANNLTAQVRGISQVAAAVANGDLTKKVTVEARGEVAQLADTVNTMVKTLSSFADEVTRVAREVGTDGILGGQARVPGVSGTWKDLTESVNGMASNLTGQVRNIAMVTTAIAKGDLTKKIDIDARGEILELKTTINTMVDQLSSFAEQVTRVAREVGTEGQLGGQARVRDVDGTWRDLTESVNEMAGNLTRQVRAIAEVATAVTRGDLNLKIDVDAAGEIQVLQDNINSMIANLRDTTLANKEQDWLKGNLARISGLMQGRRDLADVASLIMSELTPVVSAQHGAFFLALPTEDAPEPGAEQGDAYELRMMGSYGYSMGSMPTSFRPGETLIGTAAQERRTILVENAPSGYLRIASGLGEAPPAQVIVLPVLFEGTVLGVIELAAFQAFTQIQKDFLSQIAEMIATSVNTISVNTKTEVLLRQSQELTEQLRERSAELENRQKALQDSNAELEEKAELLAQQNRDIEVKNTEIEEARQVLEERAEQLAVSMRYKSEFLANMSHELRTPLNSLLILAKLLADNADANLTPKQVEFAETIHGAGSDLLQLINDILDLSKVEAGKMDVSPTRIALVQLVDYVEATFRPLTAEKGLDFSVRVSPELPATLHTDEQRLLQVLRNLLSNAVKFTDSGAVELVIRHANADVPNAIREQLLEAGSLRDADADLIAFSVSDTGIGIAGSKMRVIFEAFKQADGTTSRKYGGTGLGLSISREIARLLGGEIHAASEPGRGSTFTLYLPLHPSELPPQGYTQLSPLPGTVARPALEEGPSTAEQQPQSEAPPTPRLDAVPDSGTLFRRRRRAAHASSEQPPVLPGQGPTAEQRSQEQWAAAGQEAPEARPGYQFGGEKVLIVDDDIRNVFALTSVLEQHGLSVLYAENGREGIEVLEQHDDVTVVLMDIMMPEMDGYATTTAIRRMPQFAGLPIIALTAKAMKGDREKAIDSGASDYVTKPVDPDHLLSVMEQWMRGE, from the coding sequence GTGGAGTCTGGCGCAGCGACGCGGGGCACTAAAACGCGCGCGAAAGACGGACAGTCCCAGAGTAAACAGCGCAAACCGCGCCATGGGGCGACTACGTCAGTGGACACGGCGGCCCTGAACAGGCTGCTCGCGGCGCTCGCTGCCATGCGGGACGGAAACTTCCGCAAGCGGCTCACGGTCTCCGGCGACGACGTCATGTCCGAGATCGCCGCCGTCTTCAACGAGGTGGCCGACCGGAATCTGCATCTGACCGGTGAGCTCTCCCGGGTGCGGCGCATGGTCGGGCGTGAGGGAAAGCTCACGGAGCGGCTGGAGAGCGGCGCCAGTGAGGGCTCCTGGGCCGCGGCGATCGATGCGTCGAACGCCCTCGTCGACGATCTCGTACGTCCTGTCTCCGAGGTCGGACGGGTGCTCTCCGCGGTCGCCGAGGGCGACCTGGAGCAGCGGATGGAGCTGCGGGCGCAGGCGGACGAGGGGAACGGCCATCCGCTGCGCGGGGAGTTCCTGAAGGTCGGCCGGACGGTCAACAACCTGGTCGACCAGCTCTCGACGTTCACCGACGAGGTCACGCGGGTGGCCAGCGAGGTGGGCACCGAGGGCAAGCTGGGCGGCCAGGCGCGGGTGCGTGGAATGTCCGGTTCGTGGAAGGATCTCACGGATTCGGTGAACACCATGGCGTACCGGCTGACCGCGCAGGTACGTGACATTGCTCTCGTCACGACGGCGGTCGCCAAGGGCGACTTGTCCCGGAAGGTGACGGTTCACGTCGCCGGCGAGATGCTGGAGCTGAAGAACACCGTCAACACGATGGTGGACCAGCTCTCGTCGTTCTCCTCCGAGGTGACCCGTGTGGCGCGCGAGGTGGGCACGGAGGGTGAGCTCGGCGGCCAGGCGCAGGTGCCGGGTGTGGCGGGAGTGTGGAAGGACCTCACCGACTCGGTGAATCTTATGGCCGGCAATCTCACCGCCCAGGTGCGTGGGATCGCCCAGGTGACGACGGCCGTCGCGAACGGCGATCTGTCCCAGAAGGTGACGGTGAGCGCGCGCGGCGAGGTCGCCCAGCTCGCCGAGACGATCAACCAGATGACCGAGACGCTGCGTACGTTCGCGGACGAGGTCACCCGGGTCGCGAACGAGGTCGGCGCCGAGGGGCAGCTGGGCGGTCAGGCGAATGTGCCGGGCGCCGCGGGGACGTGGAAGGACCTCACCGACTCGGTGAACACGGTCTTCCGGAACCTCACCACGCAGGTGCGGGACATCGCGACGGTGACGACGGCGGTCGCCAACGGCGATCTGTCGCAGAAGGTCACCGTCGATGTCGCGGGCGAGATGCTCGAGTTGAAGAACACCGTGAACACGATGGTGGACCAGCTCTCCGCCTTCGGTGCCGAAGTGACGCGTGTGGCGCGGGAGATCGGTGTCGAGGGTGAGCTCGGCGGCCAGGCGCAGGTGCAGGGCGCGGCCGGCACGTGGAAGGACCTGACGGACTCGGTCAACACCGCCTTCCGCAACCTCACGGGCCAGGTCCGCAACATCGCGCAGGTGACGACGGCGGTCGCCAACGGCGATCTGTCGCAGAAGGTCACCGTCGACGTCTCCGGCGAGATGCTTCAGTTGAAGAACACCGTGAACACGATGGTGGACCAGCTGTCGTCGTTCGCCGATCAGGTCACGCGGATGGCGCGCGACGTGGGCACCGAAGGACGCCTCGGCGGCCAGGCCCGCGTGGACGGTGTCAGCGGCACCTGGAAGGAACTGACCGACTCCGTCAACTTCATGGCGGGGAACCTGACGTCGCAGGTGCGCCAGATCGCCCAGGTCACCACGGCGGTGGCCCGTGGTGACCTGTCGCAGAAGATCGACGTGGACGCGCGCGGCGAGATCCTGGAGCTGAAGAACACCATCAACACGATGGTGGATCAGCTCTCGGCCTTCGCGGACCAGGTGACGCGGGTGGCCCGCGAGGTGGGAACGGAAGGCCGTCTCGGCGGTCAGGCGCAGGTGCCCGGCGTGGCCGGTGTGTGGCGCGATCTGACCGACTCCGTGAACGGCATGGCCGGCAACCTCACCGCCCAGGTGCGCAACATCGCGCAGGTGGCGACCGCGGTGGCGCGAGGCGACCTGTCGCAGAAGATCGACGTGGACGCGCGCGGCGAGATCCTGGAGCTGAAGAACACCCTCAACACGATGGTGGATCAGCTCTCGGCCTTCGCCGAGCAGGTGACGCGGGTGGCCCGCGAGGTGGGCACCGACGGCATCCTGGGCGGCCAGGCGGAGGTGCAGGGTGTCTCCGGCACCTGGAAGGACCTCACGCAGTCCGTGAACGGCATGGCGAACAACCTGACCCTTCAGGTCCGCAACATCGCCGAGGTCACCACGGCCGTCGCCATGGGCGACCTCTCCAAGAAGATCACCGTCGACGCCAAGGGCGAGATCCTCGAACTCGTCACCACCGTGAACACGATGGTCGACCAGCTCTCGAACTTCGCCGAGCAGGTCAACCGCGTGGCCCGTGAGGTGGGCACCGAGGGCAACCTGGGCGGCCAGGCGAGGGTCCCGGGCGTCACCGGCACCTGGAAGGACCTCAGCGACAACGTCAACCTGATGGCGAACAACCTGACCGCGCAGGTGCGCGGGATCTCCCAGGTCGCCGCGGCGGTCGCCAACGGAGACCTCACCAAGAAGGTCACCGTCGAGGCGCGCGGCGAGGTCGCGCAGCTCGCCGACACCGTCAACACGATGGTGAAGACGCTGAGTTCGTTCGCGGACGAGGTGACCCGGGTGGCCCGCGAGGTGGGCACCGACGGCATCCTCGGCGGTCAGGCCCGTGTGCCCGGAGTCTCGGGTACGTGGAAGGACCTGACGGAGTCGGTGAACGGCATGGCCTCCAACCTCACCGGCCAGGTCCGCAACATCGCGATGGTCACCACCGCGATCGCCAAGGGCGATCTGACCAAGAAGATCGACATCGACGCCCGGGGCGAGATCCTCGAACTCAAGACCACCATCAACACGATGGTCGACCAGCTGTCGTCCTTCGCCGAGCAGGTCACGCGCGTGGCCCGCGAGGTGGGCACGGAAGGGCAGTTGGGCGGCCAGGCGCGAGTGCGGGACGTCGACGGTACGTGGCGTGACCTCACCGAATCCGTGAACGAGATGGCCGGGAACCTGACCCGTCAGGTACGCGCCATCGCCGAGGTCGCCACCGCGGTGACCCGCGGCGACCTGAACCTGAAGATCGACGTGGACGCGGCGGGCGAGATCCAGGTCCTCCAGGACAACATCAACTCGATGATCGCCAACCTCCGCGACACCACCCTGGCCAACAAGGAACAGGACTGGCTCAAGGGCAACCTGGCCCGCATCTCCGGTCTGATGCAGGGCCGCCGCGACCTGGCGGACGTCGCCTCGCTGATCATGAGCGAGCTGACGCCCGTGGTCTCCGCGCAGCACGGCGCCTTCTTCCTGGCGCTGCCCACGGAGGACGCCCCGGAGCCCGGCGCGGAGCAAGGAGACGCGTACGAGCTGCGCATGATGGGCAGTTACGGCTACTCCATGGGCTCCATGCCCACCTCCTTCCGGCCCGGCGAGACGCTGATCGGCACGGCGGCACAGGAGCGGCGCACGATCCTCGTGGAGAACGCGCCGTCCGGCTATCTGCGGATCGCCTCCGGTCTCGGCGAGGCGCCGCCCGCCCAGGTGATCGTGCTTCCGGTGCTCTTCGAGGGGACCGTCCTCGGCGTGATCGAGCTGGCCGCCTTCCAGGCGTTCACGCAGATCCAGAAGGACTTCCTCAGCCAGATCGCGGAGATGATCGCGACGAGCGTCAACACCATCAGCGTCAACACGAAGACCGAGGTGCTGCTCAGGCAGTCGCAGGAGCTCACCGAGCAACTGCGCGAACGGTCGGCGGAGTTGGAGAACCGGCAGAAGGCACTGCAGGACTCCAACGCCGAACTGGAGGAGAAGGCCGAGCTGCTTGCCCAGCAGAACCGCGACATCGAGGTCAAGAACACCGAGATCGAAGAGGCCAGGCAGGTCCTGGAGGAGCGTGCCGAGCAGCTCGCCGTCTCGATGCGGTACAAGTCCGAGTTCCTGGCGAACATGTCGCACGAGCTGCGTACGCCCCTCAACTCCCTGTTGATCCTGGCCAAGTTGCTGGCCGACAACGCCGACGCGAACCTCACCCCCAAGCAGGTGGAGTTCGCCGAGACGATCCACGGGGCGGGATCGGACCTGTTGCAGCTGATCAACGACATCCTCGACCTGTCGAAGGTCGAGGCGGGCAAGATGGACGTCTCCCCGACGCGCATCGCCCTGGTGCAACTCGTCGACTACGTAGAGGCCACTTTCCGGCCGCTGACCGCGGAGAAGGGGCTCGACTTCTCCGTACGCGTGTCTCCGGAGCTGCCCGCCACCCTGCACACGGACGAGCAGCGGCTCCTTCAGGTCCTTCGCAACCTCCTGTCCAACGCGGTGAAGTTCACCGACTCCGGAGCGGTCGAGCTGGTGATCCGGCACGCGAACGCCGATGTGCCCAACGCCATCCGCGAACAGCTCCTGGAGGCGGGTTCGCTGCGGGACGCGGACGCGGATCTGATCGCCTTCTCGGTGAGCGACACCGGCATCGGGATCGCGGGCAGCAAGATGCGGGTGATCTTCGAGGCGTTCAAGCAGGCCGACGGCACGACGAGCAGGAAGTACGGCGGCACGGGGCTCGGGCTCTCCATCAGCCGGGAGATCGCGCGGCTGCTCGGCGGAGAGATCCACGCGGCGAGCGAACCGGGCCGCGGTTCGACGTTCACGCTCTATTTGCCGCTGCACCCGAGCGAACTGCCGCCGCAGGGATACACACAGCTTTCCCCGCTGCCGGGAACGGTCGCGCGGCCCGCTCTGGAAGAGGGCCCCTCCACGGCCGAGCAGCAGCCGCAGAGCGAGGCGCCGCCGACGCCGCGGCTCGACGCGGTGCCCGACTCCGGCACGCTCTTCAGGCGCCGCCGGCGTGCCGCGCACGCCTCTTCGGAGCAGCCGCCGGTCCTGCCGGGGCAGGGGCCGACCGCGGAGCAGCGGTCCCAGGAGCAGTGGGCCGCGGCGGGGCAGGAGGCGCCCGAGGCGCGTCCCGGCTATCAGTTCGGCGGTGAGAAGGTGCTCATCGTCGACGACGACATCCGCAACGTCTTCGCGCTCACCAGCGTCCTGGAGCAGCACGGCCTCTCGGTGCTGTACGCCGAGAACGGCCGTGAGGGCATCGAAGTCCTGGAACAGCACGACGACGTGACGGTCGTCCTGATGGACATCATGATGCCGGAGATGGACGGGTACGCGACGACGACGGCGATCCGCAGGATGCCTCAGTTCGCCGGGCTCCCGATCATCGCGCTCACCGCGAAGGCCATGAAGGGCGACCGGGAGAAGGCGATCGACTCCGGAGCGTCCGATTACGTTACGAAGCCGGTCGACCCGGATCATCTGCTCTCGGTGATGGAGCAGTGGATGCGCGGGGAGTGA
- a CDS encoding extracellular catalytic domain type 1 short-chain-length polyhydroxyalkanoate depolymerase, whose translation MRNSLPMALAALLLPIAACGSDDDADQKPTKKPPAAETPRPGDQKVTLTWKGKKRVYTVHAPPGYTRSAKLPLVIAMHPYPADGAAAATISGLSAKADKENFLVAYPDGLNQAFNALICCGTEDDVGFIRTMTKRLTSTWNADPDRVYATGISNGGDMAYKLAVELPDTFAAIAPVSGGYLGPDSADDSYMPRTPVSVITFIGGLDEHYTGMDEGITAWQKRLSCKTSQPEKLKKKIKRTTAKCRDGSEVVVHRLPDMGHSWPGGAGGSMSDPTAGVDATDLMWAFFKSHTKEAP comes from the coding sequence ATGCGGAACTCCTTACCCATGGCGCTGGCCGCCCTGCTCCTGCCGATCGCTGCCTGCGGGTCCGACGACGACGCGGACCAGAAGCCCACCAAGAAGCCGCCGGCAGCGGAGACCCCGCGACCGGGCGATCAGAAGGTCACGCTCACCTGGAAAGGCAAGAAGCGTGTCTACACGGTCCACGCCCCACCCGGCTACACCCGCTCGGCAAAGCTCCCGCTGGTCATCGCCATGCACCCATACCCGGCCGACGGCGCGGCCGCGGCCACGATCAGCGGCCTCAGCGCCAAAGCGGACAAGGAGAATTTCCTCGTCGCCTACCCCGATGGCCTCAACCAGGCCTTCAACGCGTTGATCTGCTGCGGCACGGAGGACGACGTGGGCTTCATTCGTACGATGACGAAGAGGCTTACCAGCACCTGGAACGCCGACCCGGACCGCGTCTACGCGACCGGCATCTCCAACGGCGGCGACATGGCCTACAAGCTGGCGGTCGAGCTCCCCGACACGTTCGCGGCCATCGCCCCGGTCAGCGGTGGCTATCTCGGCCCCGACTCGGCAGATGACTCGTACATGCCGAGAACCCCTGTCTCGGTGATCACTTTCATCGGAGGCCTCGACGAGCACTACACCGGGATGGACGAGGGCATCACGGCCTGGCAGAAGCGCCTCTCCTGCAAGACGAGCCAACCCGAGAAACTCAAGAAGAAAATCAAAAGGACAACAGCCAAGTGTCGCGACGGCTCGGAAGTGGTCGTCCACCGGCTGCCCGACATGGGCCACTCCTGGCCGGGCGGCGCGGGCGGCAGCATGTCCGACCCCACCGCGGGGGTCGACGCGACAGACCTGATGTGGGCGTTCTTCAAGTCCCACACCAAGGAGGCGCCTTAG